The following are encoded together in the Synchiropus splendidus isolate RoL2022-P1 chromosome 7, RoL_Sspl_1.0, whole genome shotgun sequence genome:
- the LOC128762333 gene encoding uncharacterized protein LOC128762333 — MMENSTVNKSHPSLACQNEWSVASPPGPILNSLSGSQHLSLGSGTFHRSSYDHLQPPSHGGLFAPATFTYKSTHVDSSNSLFASSVLPSASHLMSFPPQNPLFHPTDKHVASHSSSPHHSLASLHDPFKCSYPILDQGLQGLPVNMQSCDPQLNQAAQGASHPVFEGATMEASGVSGYSHSNTPAHEQQQWIPPAGYKGTVADPLTDAAASAAIKEELQDGNSPLQTAKDNANPSTGLQQCAMLVQDLEDWDTVKVKQEYSSAESEDSETEPDFSPSSAEDLSDFLTDTEAEFSDYSNHSGFSSQEEETPGTSALEVVRVKPAVKSSSKKSKSDAYMNEQSSDVIMPVTGSKEQRVYDRRNYCLFCSKPMSKMYRHLQSIHFDKPEVAAAFQYPKHSKERQKVLYRLINQGNFAHNKEVLKSGKGQLAVRKRPRIPAPAEDFLHCLHCRGLFLKKSLSRHMKQCPEKNDKDSRVGRKRIASRCVLEVLDNVSLSEGFKGILSQMIYDDVTRTVLNDKIILQFGEQLFNQHGTDVKRHDYIRQNLRQLARLVIQAKKATPLRKLEDFFLPSSFQFVVAAVNVLAGYDPVKQTYSIPSLAIKLGYHLQKACNIVEVNAEKRGKQSLAESARKFLAEYQKNWNRQISSGALTTLRETKLCTDKKVPFAQDVKRLNVHMENIHTHADKKLRDCPTVENYAALAKVVLARIILFNRRKAGEVSQMPVKAFMSWKKPNPHEHLDIYVSDLERRMCECLDRVEIRGRCGRMVPVLLKPSYLASLELLVQVRSTCGIPNENPFLFARPTALSAYNGSACIQKFVKDCGADNPEALSSTKIRKHFATLLLMMNLDGSEASRILGPNTQVVGQEGIGLTDDQVALNGALQHPGPSQSSSWGGHSAANYGDLDFYLQEGLGAPVLPSRSAEKSKKGSKFKGKKKWDEMEVCAVERHMMRFIHTHKVPQKNDCIQCLEAEPQALRTRSWRGVKDYVRNRITALKRQGGTPQPPTANWSGHAEQPGAAQYQPF, encoded by the exons ATGATGGAAAACTCCACAGTAAATAAGAGCCACCCCTCACTGGCCTGTCAGAACGAGTGGTCTGTCGCCTCTCCTCCGGGTCCCATCCTCAACTCTCTGTCTGGCTCCCAGCACCTCAGCCTGGGCTCGGGAACCTTCCACAGATCCTCCTATGATCACCTGCAGCCGCCCTCTCATGGCGGCCTGTTCGCTCCTGCGACATTCACGTACAAAAGCACTCATGTGGACTCCTCCAACTCCTTATTCGCCAGCTCGGTTCTGCCGAGTGCGTCGCACCTCATGAGTTTCCCTCCCCAGAACCCACTGTTTCACCCGACAGACAAACATGTGGCCTCTCACTCGTCCTCCCCCCACCATTCGCTTGCGTCCTTGCACGACCCCTTCAAGTGTTCTTACCCCATCCTGGATCAGGGACTTCAGGGCCTCCCCGTGAAtatgcagtcatgtgacccacagCTGAACCAGGCGGCTCAGGGTGCGTCTCACCCTGTTTTTGAGGGTGCCACCATGGAGGCCAGTGGTGTCTCAGGGTACTCCCACAGTAATACTCCAGctcatgagcagcagcagtggatcCCTCCAGCTGGATACAAGG GAACTGTTGCAGACCCCTTGACTGATGCAGCTGCATCTGCAGCCATCAAAGAAGAACTACAGGACGGCAACAGCCCACTGCAG ACGGCTAAAGACAACGCAAATCCCTCGACTGGTTTACAACAGTGTGCGATGCTGGTACAAGACCTGGAAGACTGGGACACGGTGAAGGTG AAACAGGAATATTCCTCAGCCGAGTCTGAGGACAGTGAAACTGAGCCTGACTTCTCACCAAGCAGTGCCGAAGACCTGTCCGATTTCCTGACTGACACCGAGGCAGAATTCTCTGATTATTCCAATCACAGTGGTTTCTCATCCCAAGAGGAGGAGACCCCAGGAACGTCTGCTCTGGAGGTCGTACGGGTCAAACCCGCTGTAAAGTCCAGCTCCAAGAAGAGCAAAAGTGATGCGTACATGAACGAACAGTCCTCGGACGTCATCATGCCTGTGACCGGCTCCAAAGAGCAGCGCGTCTATGACCGGAGGAACTACTGCCTGTTCTGCTCCAAGCCCATGTCCAAAATGTACCGACACCTTCAGTCCATCCACTTTGACAAGCCTGAGGTCGCAGCGGCCTTTCAGTACCCCAAACACTCCAAAGAGAGACAGAAGGTTTTGTACAGGCTGATCAACCAAGGGAACTTTGCTCACAATAAGGAGGTTTTGAAATCCGGCAAGGGACAGCTCGCTGTCCGGAAAAGGCCAAGGATTCCCGCACCGGCCGAGGACTTCCTTCACTGTCTTCACTGTCGGGGTCTTTTTCTGAAGAAGTCTCTGAGCAGACACATGAAGCAGTGCCCGGAGAAGAACGACAAGGACTCCAGGGTCGGGAGGAAGCGAATCGCTTCCCGCTGCGTCCTTGAGGTCTTGGACAACGTCAGTCTGAGCGAAGGGTTCAAGGGTATTCTGTCGCAGATGATCTACGACGACGTGACCCGGACCGTGTTGAACGACAAGATCATCCTACAGTTCGGTGAGCAGCTGTTCAACCAGCATGGAACTGACGTGAAGCGACACGATTACATCCGACAGAACCTCCGCCAGTTAGCAAGGCTGGTGATCCAAGCCAAGAAGGCGACTCCTCTGAGGAAGCTGGAGGATTTCTTTCTCCCGTCGAGCTTCCAATTTGTTGTGGCAGCGGTGAACGTCCTGGCAGGCTACGACCCAGTCAAGCAGACGTACAGCATTCCGTCACTCGCCATCAAGCTCGGCTACCACCTGCAGAAGGCTTGTAACATTGTGGAAGTGAATGCAGAGAAGAGGGGAAAGCAGAGCCTTGCCGAGTCGGCGCGCAAGTTCCTCGCTGAATACCAGAAGAACTGGAACCGGCAGATCTCCTCAGGGGCATTGACGACTCTGAGAGAAACCAAGCTGTGTACTGACAAGAAAGTTCCGTTTGCTCAAGATGTGAAACGTCTGAACGTTCACATGGAGAACATTCACACTCACGCTGACAAGAAGCTGAGAGACTGCCCCACCGTTGAGAACTACGCCGCCCTGGCCAAGGTCGTCCTCGCCCGAATCATTTTGTTCAACAGAAGAAAAGCTGGCGAGGTCTCTCAGATGCCCGTGAAGGCCTTCATGTCCTGGAAGAAGCCGAACCCTCACGAACACCTGGACATTTACGTCTCTGACCTGGAGCGCCGCATGTGCGAGTGTCTGGACCGGGTGGAGATTCGTGGACGTTGTGGCCGAATGGTCCCTGTCCTTCTGAAGCCGTCTTACCTCGCTTCCCTGGAGCTCCTGGTGCAGGTCCGCAGCACATGCGGAATCCCGAATGAAAACCCGTTCCTGTTCGCCCGGCCCACGGCGTTGTCGGCCTACAACGGCTCCGCCTGCATCCAGAAGTTTGTCAAGGACTGTGGTGCTGATAATCCGGAGGCGCTTTCGTCCACTAAGATCCGGAAACATTTTGCAACACTGCTGTTGATGATGAACCTGGATGGGTCGGAAGCGAGCCGCATACTGGGCCCCAACACTCAAGTGGTGGGGCAGGAAGGCATCGGGCTGACGGACGACCAAGTGGCTTTAAATG GAGCTCTGCAGCACCCGGGACCGTCCCAGTCGTCGTCCTGGGGCGGGCACTCTGCGGCAAACTACGGCGACTTGGATTTCTACCTCCAGGAAGGCCTGGGCGCGCCAGTGTTGCCCAGCAGAAGTGCGGAGAAGAGCAAGAAAG GGTCCAAGTTCAAGGGGAAGAAGAAGTGGGATGAGATGGAGGTGTGTGCCGTGGAGAGACACATGATGCGCTTCATCCACACGCACAAGGTCCCTCAGAAGAATGACTGCATCCAGTGTCTGGAGGCGGAGCCACAAGCCCTGAGGACCCGGTCCTGGAGAGGGGTGAAGGACTACGTTAGGAACAGAATCACGGCTCTCAAGAGACAGGGCGGAACTCCTCAGCCCCCCACGGCGAACTGGTCTGGACACGCGGAGCAGCCGGGCGCCGCACAGTATCAGCCCTTCTAG